The proteins below come from a single Oxyura jamaicensis isolate SHBP4307 breed ruddy duck chromosome 1, BPBGC_Ojam_1.0, whole genome shotgun sequence genomic window:
- the PDGFB gene encoding platelet-derived growth factor subunit B has product MCPQPAGPEAGMNFGVLLAFVLSLPLARLEGDPIPEDIYEILGGSSVRSISDLQRALRIDSVEEDSSSLDLNATHPGQNPASLARERRSLDALAAAEPAVLAECKTRAVVFEISRTMVDSTNANFVVWPPCVEVQRCSGCCNNRNVQCRPTQIRVRHVQVNKIEFVQKKPKFKKVVVPLEDHVQCRCEAVSRQPPRSSRPAPREQKRLSPSFTTAAVSQRKRVRRPPAQKRKHKKYKHVNDKKVLKEILVA; this is encoded by the exons ATGTGCCCGCAGCCGGCGGGGCCTGAAGCCGGGATGAATTTCGGCGTGCTCTTGGCGTTcgtcctctccctgcccctggccCGCCTGGAG GGGGACCCGATACCCGAAGACATTTATGAGATTTTGGGTGGCAGCTCAGTGCGCTCCATCAGCGACCTCCAGCGTGCCCTGCGGATAGACTCCGTAG AGGAGGACAGCTCCAGCCTGGACCTGAATGCAACTCATCCCGGTCAAAACCCTGCATCCCTGGCTCGAGAGAGACGAAGCCTGG ATGCTCTGGCAGCGGCAGAGCCAGCTGTCCTCGCGGAGTGCAAGACGCGGGCGGTGGTCTTCGAAATCTCCCGCACCATGGTGGACAGCACCAACGCCAACTTCGTGGTGTGGCCGCCCTGCGTGGAGGTGCAGCGCTGCTCCGGCTGCTGCAACAACCGCAACGTGCAGTGTCGCCCCACGCAGATCCGCGTCCGGCACGTCCAG GTGAACAAGATCGAATTTGTCCAGAAGAAGCCAAAATTCAAAAAAGTCGTCGTGCCTTTGGAGGATCACGTGCAGTGCCGGTGTGAAGCGGTGTCCCGCCAGCCCCCCAGGAGCAGCCGGCCAGCGCCACGCGAGCAGAAAC GCCTGTCACCGTCGTTCACCACAGCCGCAGTCTCGCAGAGGAAGCGGGTACGCCGGCCGccagcacagaagagaaaacacaagaagTACAAGCATGTCAACGATAAGAAAGTGCTGAAAGAAATCCTCGTAGCATAG